In Ooceraea biroi isolate clonal line C1 chromosome 13, Obir_v5.4, whole genome shotgun sequence, a genomic segment contains:
- the LOC105286392 gene encoding histone H2A: MSGRGKGGKVKGKAKSRSNRAGLQFPVGRIHRLLRKGNYAERVGAGAPVYLAAVMEYLAAEVLELAGNAARDNKKTRIIPRHLQLAIRNDEELNKLLSGVTIAQGGVLPNIQAVLLPKKTEKKA; encoded by the coding sequence ATGTCTGGACGCGGCAAAGGCGGCAAAGTTAAGGGAAAGGCGAAGTCTCGCTCTAACCGGGCGGGATTGCAGTTCCCCGTGGGCAGGATTCACCGATTGCTGAGGAAGGGAAACTACGCCGAGCGAGTCGGCGCTGGTGCTCCGGTTTATCTGGCCGCGGTCATGGAATACCTCGCCGCTGAGGTATTGGAATTGGCTGGCAACGCGGCCCGCGACAACAAGAAGACCAGGATCATCCCCCGTCACTTGCAACTTGCGATCAGAAACGACGAGGAATTGAACAAATTGCTGTCTGGCGTGACTATTGCCCAGGGTGGTGTCCTGCCGAACATCCAAGCCGTGCTACTGCCGAAGAAGACCGAGAAGAAGGCATAA